The proteins below are encoded in one region of Ricinus communis isolate WT05 ecotype wild-type chromosome 6, ASM1957865v1, whole genome shotgun sequence:
- the LOC8274859 gene encoding LOB domain-containing protein 33, with translation MTGPGSSCGACKFLRRKCTSECVFAPYFCYDQAATHFAAVHKVFGASNVSKLLLHLPVQNRSDAAITISYEALARMRDPVYGCVAHILALQQQIASLQEEIDILGHQMTNLAVGIASCENPQATLNPRCEMQFSSLQDAMIPEYYQNPQDTQVNNSGYTTGNETLDSQMNVELPPLYEWEDQDPFCDFHPNCLDRLLEGVDQEIFPYWSWLDSANNAT, from the exons ATGACAGGGCCGGGCTCTTCATGTGGAGCATGCAAGTTCCTAAGAAGAAAGTGCACGAGTGAATGTGTGTTTGCACCCTACTTCTGTTATGACCAGGCTGCGACCCACTTTGCAGCAGTGCACAAGGTGTTTGGCGCCAGCAATGTTTCAAAGCTATTATTACACCTACCAGTACAGAACCGAAGTGATGCTGCTATCACCATATCTTACGAAGCATTGGCTCGGATGCGAGATCCTGTATATGGTTGTGTTGCGCATATTCTTGCACTCCAACAACAG ATAGCCAGCTTACAAGAGGAGATAGACATTCTTGGTCACCAAATGACTAATCTCGCAGTTGGTATTGCTAGTTGTGAAAATCCACAAGCAACTTTAAACCCCAGATGTGAGATGCAGTTTTCTTCACTTCAAGATGCCATGATCCCCGAGTATTATCAGAATCCACAGGACACGCAAGTGAACAACTCAGGATATACGACTGGAAACGAAACTTTGGATAGCCAAATGAATGTAGAACTGCCTCCTTTATATGAATGGGAAGATCAAGACCCTTTCTGTGATTTTCACCCAAATTGTTTAGACAGACTCCTAGAAGGAGTTGACCAAGAGATCTTCCCGTACTGGTCCTGGTTGGACAGCGCAAACAATGCAACCTGA
- the LOC8274858 gene encoding ribulose bisphosphate carboxylase/oxygenase activase 2, chloroplastic isoform X1 has product MAATISTVGAVNRTPLALNGSGAGSSVPTSAFFGSSLKKLNSPRFSKFSSGSFKVVSEYDEEKQTSADRWGGLAYDMSDDQQDITRGKGMVDSLFQAPQDAGTHYAVMSSYEYLSTGLRQYNLDNNMDGFYIAPAFMDKLVVHITKNFMTLPNIKIPLILGIWGGKGQGKSFQCELVFAKMGINPIMMSAGELESGNAGEPAKLIRQRYREAADMIKKGKMCCLFINDLDAGAGRMGGTTQYTVNNQMVNATLMNIADNPTNVQLPGMYNKEENPRVPIIVTGNDFSTLYAPLIRDGRMEKFYWAPTREDRIGVCTGIFKTDGVAPEDVVKLVDTFPGQSIDFFGALRARVYDDEVRKWIGGVGVEKIGKSLVNSKEGPPTFEQPKMTIEKLLEYGNMLVQEQENVKRVQLADKYMSEAALGEANQDSIERGTFYGKAAQQVNIPVPEGCTDPTAQNFDPTARSDDGSCTYKF; this is encoded by the exons ATGGCTGCTACCATCTCTACTGTTGGAGCTGTCAACAGAACACCG CTGGCCTTGAATGGCTCTGGTGCTGGGTCCTCAGTCCCAACTTCAGCTTTCTTTGGCAGCAGCTTGAAGAAATTGAACTCGCCAAGGTTCTCCAAGTTTTCATCAGGGAGCTTCAAGGTTGTTTCGGAGTACGATGAGGAAAAGCAGACCTCCGCGGACAGATGGGGAGGTCTTGCCTATGACATGTCTGATGACCAACAAGATATCACAAGAGGAAAGGGTATGGTTGACTCTCTCTTCCAAGCTCCCCAAGACGCTGGAACTCACTACGCTGTCATGAGTTCTTACGAGTACCTCAGTACTGGTCTTCGTCA GTACAACTTGGACAACAACATGGATGGTTTCTACATTGCCCCTGCTTTCATGGACAAACTTGTTGTTCACATTACCAAGAACTTCATGACCCTCCCTAACATCAAG ATTCCTCTTATCTTGGGTATCTGGGGAGGCAAAGGTCAAGGAAAATCCTTCCAATGTGAGCTTGTCTTTGCCAAGATGGGAATTAA CCCAATCATGATGAGTGCCGGAGAATTGGAAAGTGGAAACGCTGGTGAACCCGCCAAGCTCATCAGGCAAAGGTATCGTGAGGCAGCTGATATGATCAAGAAGGGAAAAATGTGCTGCCTCTTCATCAACGATCTCGATGCTGGAGCTGGTAGAATGGGAGGAACTACCCAATACACTGTCAATAACCAGATGGTTAACGCTACTCTTATGAACATTGCTGACAACCCAACCAATGTCCAACTTCCTGGTATGTACAACAAGGAAGAGAACCCCCGTGTTCCCATCATCGTCACTGGTAACGACTTCTCCACATTGTATGCTCCTCTTATCCGTGATGGTCGTATGGAGAAATTCTACTGGGCTCCTACCAGGGAAGACAGAATTGGTGTCTGCACTGGTATCTTCAAGACTGACGGTGTTGCTCCCGAAGACGTTGTCAAGCTTGTTGACACTTTCCCTGGCCAATCTATTG ATTTCTTCGGTGCCCTGAGGGCAAGAGTTTATGATGATGAAGTGAGGAAGTGGATTGGAGGTGTTGGAGTTGAGAAAATCGGCAAGAGCCTTGTGAACTCAAAGGAAGGACCACCGACATTCGAGCAACCAAAGATGACAATTGAGAAGCTCCTTGAGTACGGAAACATGCTTGTCCAAGAACAAGAGAATGTGAAGAGAGTCCAATTGGCTGACAAGTATATGAGCGAGGCTGCTCTTGGTGAAGCAAACCAAGACTCCATTGAACGAGGAACTTTCTACG GTAAAGCAGCTCAGCAAGTAAATATACCTGTTCCTGAAGGTTGTACTGATCCAACTGCTCAGAACTTTGACCCAACTGCTAGGAGTGATGATGGAAGCTGCACCTACAAATTCTAA
- the LOC8274858 gene encoding ribulose bisphosphate carboxylase/oxygenase activase 2, chloroplastic isoform X2, with protein MAATISTVGAVNRTPLALNGSGAGSSVPTSAFFGSSLKKLNSPRFSKFSSGSFKVVSEYDEEKQTSADRWGGLAYDMSDDQQDITRGKGMVDSLFQAPQDAGTHYAVMSSYEYLSTGLRQYNLDNNMDGFYIAPAFMDKLVVHITKNFMTLPNIKIPLILGIWGGKGQGKSFQCELVFAKMGINPIMMSAGELESGNAGEPAKLIRQRYREAADMIKKGKMCCLFINDLDAGAGRMGGTTQYTVNNQMVNATLMNIADNPTNVQLPGMYNKEENPRVPIIVTGNDFSTLYAPLIRDGRMEKFYWAPTREDRIGVCTGIFKTDGVAPEDVVKLVDTFPGQSIDFFGALRARVYDDEVRKWIGGVGVEKIGKSLVNSKEGPPTFEQPKMTIEKLLEYGNMLVQEQENVKRVQLADKYMSEAALGEANQDSIERGTFYG; from the exons ATGGCTGCTACCATCTCTACTGTTGGAGCTGTCAACAGAACACCG CTGGCCTTGAATGGCTCTGGTGCTGGGTCCTCAGTCCCAACTTCAGCTTTCTTTGGCAGCAGCTTGAAGAAATTGAACTCGCCAAGGTTCTCCAAGTTTTCATCAGGGAGCTTCAAGGTTGTTTCGGAGTACGATGAGGAAAAGCAGACCTCCGCGGACAGATGGGGAGGTCTTGCCTATGACATGTCTGATGACCAACAAGATATCACAAGAGGAAAGGGTATGGTTGACTCTCTCTTCCAAGCTCCCCAAGACGCTGGAACTCACTACGCTGTCATGAGTTCTTACGAGTACCTCAGTACTGGTCTTCGTCA GTACAACTTGGACAACAACATGGATGGTTTCTACATTGCCCCTGCTTTCATGGACAAACTTGTTGTTCACATTACCAAGAACTTCATGACCCTCCCTAACATCAAG ATTCCTCTTATCTTGGGTATCTGGGGAGGCAAAGGTCAAGGAAAATCCTTCCAATGTGAGCTTGTCTTTGCCAAGATGGGAATTAA CCCAATCATGATGAGTGCCGGAGAATTGGAAAGTGGAAACGCTGGTGAACCCGCCAAGCTCATCAGGCAAAGGTATCGTGAGGCAGCTGATATGATCAAGAAGGGAAAAATGTGCTGCCTCTTCATCAACGATCTCGATGCTGGAGCTGGTAGAATGGGAGGAACTACCCAATACACTGTCAATAACCAGATGGTTAACGCTACTCTTATGAACATTGCTGACAACCCAACCAATGTCCAACTTCCTGGTATGTACAACAAGGAAGAGAACCCCCGTGTTCCCATCATCGTCACTGGTAACGACTTCTCCACATTGTATGCTCCTCTTATCCGTGATGGTCGTATGGAGAAATTCTACTGGGCTCCTACCAGGGAAGACAGAATTGGTGTCTGCACTGGTATCTTCAAGACTGACGGTGTTGCTCCCGAAGACGTTGTCAAGCTTGTTGACACTTTCCCTGGCCAATCTATTG ATTTCTTCGGTGCCCTGAGGGCAAGAGTTTATGATGATGAAGTGAGGAAGTGGATTGGAGGTGTTGGAGTTGAGAAAATCGGCAAGAGCCTTGTGAACTCAAAGGAAGGACCACCGACATTCGAGCAACCAAAGATGACAATTGAGAAGCTCCTTGAGTACGGAAACATGCTTGTCCAAGAACAAGAGAATGTGAAGAGAGTCCAATTGGCTGACAAGTATATGAGCGAGGCTGCTCTTGGTGAAGCAAACCAAGACTCCATTGAACGAGGAACTTTCTACGGTTAG